The Candidatus Methylomirabilis tolerans genomic interval ATACGCACTTCCCGTTCCAAGTAGCGCCAGAATCTCCCCTCCACCAGAGGCCGTTCGCTTCACCAGCGCCTCGACGCGGTCTGGCGGCAGCAGCTCAGTAATCGGAATCCCGGCAACCGTGGAGAACCGGGGCAAGGGAACCATCGTGTCGCCATGGCCGCCGAGTACGCAGGCATGAACATTCTCAACAGAGACCAGAAGCTCCTGCGCGATAAAGGTCCGAAATCGCGCAGCATCCAGTACGCCCGCCATACCAATGACCCGCTCACGAGCAAAACCGCTTCGTTTGAGCGCCAGTTGAGTCATCGCGTCAAGCGGGTTACTGACGATGATAAGGATAGAGTTCGGCGAGCGGGCCACAACCTGCTCGATCACCTCGCCTACGATCCTGGCGTTCGTGTGGAGCAGATCGTCCCGACTCATCCCCGGCTTTCTGGCAATGCCGGCCGTCACAACCACGATGTCGGAGTCGGCGGTGTCCCGATAGTCCTTCGTACCGATAATCCGGCTGTCCGATCCCAGAATCGGACCCGTCTGGAGCAGGTCCAGCCCCCGTCCATGCTGGACGCTCTCCAGGATATCACACAGCACCACATCGGCCAGCTCTTTTGCGACAAGATACTGACCAACGGTACCTCCGACGTTGCCGGCGCCACCAACGACAGTCACCTT includes:
- the mdh gene encoding malate dehydrogenase, with the translated sequence MRPKVTVVGGAGNVGGTVGQYLVAKELADVVLCDILESVQHGRGLDLLQTGPILGSDSRIIGTKDYRDTADSDIVVVTAGIARKPGMSRDDLLHTNARIVGEVIEQVVARSPNSILIIVSNPLDAMTQLALKRSGFARERVIGMAGVLDAARFRTFIAQELLVSVENVHACVLGGHGDTMVPLPRFSTVAGIPITELLPPDRVEALVKRTASGGGEILALLGTGSAYYAPGASVVEMAEAIIKDKKKILSCCVYLEGEYGIHGLCVGVPVKLGAAGVEQIVEIRLTPAETAALNRSAAAVKELVDILKL